One window of the Bacteroidia bacterium genome contains the following:
- a CDS encoding ABC transporter permease: MTMYFVRRLLLFIPSLFIISLLAFAISASAPGDPVSRLAKGGNEGPLQSSSSTLRAQQQMRERLGLNLPLFYFSVASIATPDTLHRIPEKSHRQALERLVAAHGNWNAVKKYYLQLKTAYTLNEQLLRQNPKDPELLQTSLIHIQSLLQSWDPVLIRERLQLLKNIASQTEISVLYQSLDQSAVAFESVLENEKRWQVLVPMLHWHGFRNQYHRWMFGDGQTAQGIVRGDFGISYRDHREISSRLPERFWWSFILAFFAVVLAYSVSLPAGMFAAYYRDRFADRGLSMLFFGLYSLPNFFAGTLLLVLFANPEVFDWFPVSGVNNPVVFDSGWPLWKRALHSAPYLVLPVITYAYGSFAFLSRQMRAAMVDTLQQEYIITARAKGLNEWKVVTKHALKNSLLPIITLFANVFPAAIAGSVIVETIFSIPGMGLEIYQSILNHDYPMVVAIFTLTGFLTLSGYLLADILYVLADPRISYSNPR, from the coding sequence ATGACAATGTACTTCGTCAGGCGCCTTCTGCTATTTATTCCGTCTTTGTTTATCATCTCGCTGCTGGCTTTTGCCATCAGTGCGAGTGCCCCTGGCGATCCGGTGAGTCGTCTGGCGAAAGGTGGAAATGAAGGGCCGCTGCAATCGTCATCTTCCACATTGAGGGCACAACAACAGATGCGGGAACGGCTGGGTCTCAACTTGCCCTTATTCTATTTCAGCGTTGCCAGTATTGCCACGCCTGATACGCTCCACCGTATCCCTGAAAAAAGTCATCGCCAGGCACTGGAGCGGCTGGTAGCAGCGCATGGAAACTGGAATGCCGTCAAAAAATATTACCTGCAACTGAAAACTGCCTACACGTTGAATGAACAACTTTTAAGGCAAAATCCCAAAGATCCCGAGTTGCTCCAAACCTCGCTGATCCATATTCAATCGCTGCTTCAAAGCTGGGATCCTGTACTGATCCGGGAACGCTTGCAGCTACTGAAAAATATTGCATCGCAGACAGAAATATCGGTACTGTACCAGTCATTGGATCAATCGGCTGTTGCTTTTGAAAGTGTTCTGGAAAATGAGAAACGCTGGCAAGTCCTCGTTCCCATGCTTCACTGGCATGGCTTCCGGAATCAATATCACCGCTGGATGTTTGGCGATGGGCAAACCGCACAGGGAATTGTCCGGGGCGATTTCGGCATTTCTTACCGGGATCATCGGGAGATCAGCAGCCGCCTGCCTGAACGATTTTGGTGGTCATTCATCCTGGCCTTTTTTGCCGTTGTACTTGCCTACAGCGTAAGCCTTCCTGCGGGGATGTTTGCAGCGTACTATCGTGACCGGTTTGCTGATCGCGGCCTGTCTATGCTTTTCTTCGGACTTTATTCCCTTCCCAATTTTTTTGCAGGAACGCTGCTCCTGGTGCTTTTTGCTAATCCGGAGGTTTTTGACTGGTTCCCGGTTTCCGGGGTTAACAACCCTGTGGTGTTTGATTCCGGCTGGCCGCTTTGGAAGCGCGCCTTGCACAGCGCGCCCTATCTTGTGCTGCCTGTCATCACTTATGCCTACGGTTCCTTTGCATTTCTGAGCAGGCAAATGCGGGCCGCAATGGTGGATACCCTGCAGCAGGAGTACATTATAACCGCCCGCGCTAAGGGTCTGAACGAATGGAAGGTGGTAACGAAACACGCGCTTAAAAACTCACTGCTGCCAATCATTACGCTTTTCGCCAATGTCTTTCCGGCTGCCATTGCAGGTTCCGTTATTGTTGAAACCATCTTTTCCATTCCCGGAATGGGCCTGGAGATATATCAATCCATCCTGAACCACGACTACCCGATGGTGGTGGCCATATTTACCCTGACCGGCTTCCTCACCCTTTCGGGCTACCTGCTGGCGGATATCCTTTATGTCCTGGCTGATCCCCGCATTTCGTATTCCAATCCGCGTTAG
- a CDS encoding ABC transporter permease: MKKTRHPSPRKAAWARFRKNRAALLSLWLVGLLLLIALLKDLLATDLPLYARFHGQSFYPAFAAITEVAATDSFQDPATGKWERLQYDIVNWKQLNFEAVWWAPIPWSPHRPDRLNSNYVGPAEQQHILSQEGKLAEMPLRFRHFLGTNAIGQDVAAGIVHGAAVSLQVGLLAAAIGTFIGILLGAFAGFSGNDRLQMGTADFWAALVGICLGFFYGFSVRRFIISDAFAKGIVPGMFQLFAGIVIASVFVLILILISKLIFKNKKSKIPVPVDTVVMKIIEILNSLPRLLLILTIAAIAGRSIAMIILVIGFTMWTGIARITRAEMLRLRHLGFIEASHALGFQQRRIIWVHALPNALGPVFVSVAFAVAAAILLESALSFLGIGLPAETVSWGSLLSAGRQQFQAWWLVIFPGLAVFFTVTAFNLIGEGLRDAIDPK, encoded by the coding sequence ATGAAGAAAACCCGCCATCCCTCACCCCGAAAGGCTGCCTGGGCCAGGTTCAGGAAAAATCGCGCTGCCCTGCTTTCGCTCTGGCTTGTGGGCCTTCTGTTGCTCATCGCTTTGCTCAAAGACCTTCTCGCCACTGATCTGCCGCTGTATGCGCGCTTTCACGGCCAGTCCTTCTATCCGGCTTTTGCAGCCATAACGGAAGTGGCAGCAACAGATTCCTTTCAGGATCCGGCAACTGGGAAATGGGAGCGGCTGCAATATGACATCGTAAATTGGAAGCAACTGAATTTCGAAGCTGTCTGGTGGGCACCCATTCCCTGGTCGCCCCACAGGCCTGACCGGCTGAACAGTAATTACGTGGGGCCTGCGGAGCAGCAGCATATTCTTTCACAGGAAGGAAAGCTTGCCGAGATGCCGCTCAGATTTCGTCATTTTCTGGGAACTAACGCAATTGGACAGGACGTTGCAGCCGGTATTGTTCATGGTGCTGCCGTCTCGCTGCAAGTTGGATTGCTGGCTGCCGCCATTGGCACCTTCATTGGAATTTTGCTGGGCGCTTTTGCAGGATTTTCAGGTAACGACCGCCTGCAAATGGGAACTGCTGATTTTTGGGCTGCCCTTGTCGGCATCTGCCTCGGATTCTTCTATGGGTTTTCGGTCAGGCGTTTTATCATTTCTGATGCTTTTGCAAAAGGAATAGTACCCGGAATGTTTCAGCTTTTTGCCGGCATCGTCATCGCTTCTGTATTCGTTTTAATTTTAATTTTAATTTCCAAATTAATATTTAAAAATAAAAAAAGTAAAATACCCGTGCCGGTGGATACGGTGGTAATGAAAATCATAGAAATACTCAATTCATTGCCGCGTCTTTTACTCATCCTTACCATAGCGGCAATAGCAGGGCGAAGCATCGCGATGATAATTCTGGTGATCGGATTCACCATGTGGACGGGCATTGCGCGAATCACTCGTGCGGAAATGCTAAGGTTGCGCCACCTCGGTTTTATTGAAGCATCTCATGCGCTGGGTTTCCAGCAGCGGAGGATCATTTGGGTTCACGCCTTGCCAAATGCTCTTGGGCCAGTATTCGTTTCCGTGGCCTTTGCTGTGGCAGCCGCCATTCTGCTGGAGTCTGCGCTCAGCTTTTTGGGGATTGGCTTGCCTGCGGAGACGGTTTCCTGGGGATCGCTGCTAAGTGCGGGCAGGCAACAATTTCAGGCCTGGTGGCTGGTGATATTTCCGGGGCTGGCCGTATTTTTTACTGTTACTGCTTTTAATTTAATAGGCGAAGGATTGCGGGACGCCATTGATCCGAAATAG
- the lpxK gene encoding tetraacyldisaccharide 4'-kinase: MKILKLLLLPFSLFYGIAIWCRNKLYDWKILKSTRFDFPVIGIGNLSVGGTGKTPTVEYLVKLCYANKIKPAVISRGYKRNTKGYYLLDKKATAQNAGDEPYQLKRKFPELAVAVSENRVAGIQRLKKEVKDTQVVILDDSFQHRAVEPGLNILLTDYSLPFFEGFLLPAGRLREPRGSRKRADIIVVTKNPIVLSPFEERRLLDRLKPYPHQPVYFSFIKYEELQHATDPATDPPETRELSRTSVLLFTGIANPVPMKFFLERKCKEVFLMEFQDHHRFSEKDLEKILVRYKEMYNPNKILITTEKDLRRLETMKHFSLIKNHPLFYLPITYKFHEHKEVSFDERTLRFIKEF; the protein is encoded by the coding sequence GTGAAAATACTAAAATTACTTCTCCTTCCATTTTCACTTTTTTATGGCATTGCCATTTGGTGCCGTAACAAGCTGTATGACTGGAAAATTCTCAAAAGTACGCGCTTCGACTTTCCTGTGATAGGTATAGGAAATCTTTCAGTGGGAGGAACGGGCAAAACCCCCACAGTTGAATACCTGGTAAAACTGTGTTATGCTAATAAAATCAAACCCGCTGTCATTAGCCGCGGATATAAGCGCAATACAAAAGGCTATTATCTTTTAGATAAAAAAGCGACCGCACAGAATGCCGGTGACGAACCTTATCAGCTCAAGCGGAAATTTCCTGAGCTTGCTGTGGCAGTTTCAGAAAACCGGGTGGCAGGCATCCAACGGCTAAAGAAGGAAGTGAAGGATACGCAAGTGGTAATTCTTGATGATTCATTCCAGCACCGGGCGGTAGAGCCGGGCCTCAATATTCTGCTGACGGATTATTCCCTTCCATTTTTTGAAGGTTTCCTGCTTCCGGCAGGACGACTCCGTGAGCCAAGAGGCAGCCGCAAAAGAGCAGACATTATAGTTGTCACCAAAAACCCGATCGTGCTTTCGCCCTTTGAGGAAAGACGATTGCTGGATCGTTTGAAACCGTACCCACACCAGCCGGTTTATTTTTCATTTATTAAATATGAAGAACTGCAGCACGCCACCGATCCCGCCACTGATCCTCCTGAAACCCGTGAACTGAGCCGGACCAGTGTTCTCCTGTTTACCGGAATTGCCAATCCTGTTCCCATGAAATTTTTTCTGGAGCGCAAATGCAAGGAAGTTTTCCTGATGGAATTCCAGGATCACCACCGCTTTTCAGAAAAGGATCTGGAAAAAATTCTTGTTCGGTACAAGGAAATGTATAATCCTAATAAAATACTTATTACAACTGAGAAGGATCTGCGGAGGCTGGAAACGATGAAACATTTTAGCCTTATCAAGAATCATCCGCTCTTCTACCTTCCAATTACTTATAAATTTCACGAGCATAAAGAGGTTTCATTTGATGAACGGACTCTTCGTTTTATTAAAGAGTTTTAG
- a CDS encoding Nif3-like dinuclear metal center hexameric protein, producing the protein MSAAFQDIVTFLNSVAPPALQEQYDNSGLLTGNPGTRVKGVLIALDVTEDIIDEAIEKKCNLIVAHHPLIFKGIKSLTGRDWVERTVIKAIKNDIGILAVHTNLDNIFNGVNARICERLGIREREILAPKNGGLIKIVTFCPSGADEDGNSIPQKVREAMFAAGAGHIGNYDHCSYILSGTGTFRAGKGADPFVGDLEKEHHEQEERIETIAPRYLQRQIIQAMIEAHPYEEVAYDIYPLENEHPRTGAGMIGNLEAPIPEHDFMQWLKDRMNVKVIRHTQLRGTDIQRVAVCGGSGSFLLEKAISAGADVFITGDFKYHQFFDGEGNILIADIGHYESEQYTIHLLHELLTEKFTTFALRKTELITNPVNYFY; encoded by the coding sequence ATGAGCGCAGCTTTTCAGGACATCGTAACATTTCTTAACTCCGTAGCACCTCCTGCGCTTCAGGAGCAATATGACAATTCGGGATTACTCACCGGTAATCCGGGGACCAGGGTAAAAGGAGTCTTAATCGCCCTGGATGTTACCGAGGACATAATAGATGAAGCCATTGAAAAGAAATGCAATTTAATAGTGGCGCACCATCCCCTTATATTTAAAGGTATAAAAAGTCTGACAGGGCGAGACTGGGTGGAACGCACGGTCATTAAAGCAATAAAGAATGACATAGGAATATTGGCCGTACATACAAACCTGGACAATATTTTCAACGGAGTGAATGCCCGAATTTGCGAGCGGCTGGGAATCCGGGAGCGTGAAATACTTGCACCCAAAAATGGCGGTCTCATAAAGATCGTTACGTTTTGTCCCTCAGGCGCTGACGAAGATGGCAATTCCATTCCGCAAAAAGTTCGGGAAGCCATGTTTGCTGCAGGTGCCGGCCATATTGGCAATTATGATCACTGCAGCTACATCCTATCGGGCACAGGAACATTCAGAGCGGGCAAAGGTGCAGATCCTTTTGTTGGCGATCTGGAAAAGGAGCACCACGAGCAGGAGGAGCGAATTGAAACCATTGCTCCGCGCTACCTGCAACGGCAAATCATACAGGCAATGATTGAGGCTCATCCTTATGAGGAAGTGGCGTATGATATTTATCCCCTGGAGAACGAGCATCCTCGTACCGGAGCTGGCATGATTGGAAATCTGGAAGCCCCGATTCCGGAGCATGACTTTATGCAGTGGCTGAAAGACCGGATGAATGTGAAAGTGATAAGGCATACGCAGCTCAGAGGCACTGATATCCAAAGGGTGGCAGTATGCGGAGGGTCAGGAAGTTTCCTGCTAGAGAAAGCCATCAGTGCCGGTGCGGATGTTTTTATAACCGGAGATTTTAAATACCACCAGTTTTTTGATGGGGAAGGAAATATCCTCATAGCAGATATTGGCCATTATGAAAGTGAGCAGTACACTATCCACCTATTGCACGAACTTTTAACTGAGAAATTCACTACTTTTGCACTCCGAAAAACGGAGCTTATCACTAATCCCGTAAACTATTTCTATTAA
- a CDS encoding C4-type zinc ribbon domain-containing protein translates to MDASVENKLQALYHLQLIDTELDRIKNIRGELPMEVSDLEDTIEGLQTRVEKLQNDINDLTKTIEDRKSGIKESKNLIQKYEEQQNDVKNNREFLALTKEVELQKLEIMASEKKIKEHQQDIEAKELLLTKTKSELEDRSRELEGKKGELGSIIEDTEKETSSLIAKREKALAAIDDRLEAAYVRIRSNVVNGQAVVTIEREACGGCFSQIPPQRQLDIRQRKKIIVCENCGRIFVDKDMAIEVADDVKA, encoded by the coding sequence ATGGACGCATCAGTTGAGAATAAACTGCAAGCGCTTTATCACCTGCAACTTATTGACACCGAATTGGACAGGATCAAAAACATCCGTGGCGAATTGCCAATGGAAGTGAGCGATCTGGAAGACACAATTGAAGGATTGCAGACGCGCGTTGAGAAATTGCAGAATGATATTAACGATCTGACAAAAACCATTGAAGATCGTAAAAGCGGAATCAAAGAAAGTAAAAACCTCATTCAGAAGTACGAAGAGCAGCAGAATGATGTTAAGAACAACCGCGAATTCCTGGCGCTGACCAAAGAGGTTGAATTGCAAAAACTGGAGATCATGGCTTCTGAAAAGAAGATCAAGGAACACCAGCAGGATATTGAGGCCAAGGAACTGCTGCTCACCAAAACCAAATCTGAATTAGAAGATCGCAGCCGCGAGCTTGAAGGTAAGAAAGGTGAACTTGGAAGTATAATAGAAGATACTGAAAAGGAAACTTCAAGCCTGATAGCCAAGCGTGAGAAAGCATTGGCGGCTATTGACGACCGGCTTGAAGCCGCTTATGTGCGAATTCGCTCCAACGTAGTGAATGGCCAGGCAGTGGTTACTATTGAGCGTGAAGCATGCGGTGGTTGTTTCAGCCAAATCCCACCACAGCGCCAGCTTGATATTCGCCAGCGCAAAAAAATAATTGTCTGCGAAAACTGCGGACGTATTTTCGTTGACAAGGATATGGCGATAGAAGTGGCTGACGATGTGAAAGCATAA
- a CDS encoding AI-2E family transporter, with protein sequence MIQEFKEKTPPFYFKATMILLGISLFVAGIYFGSNIFIPLALAGLISILLFPLCQRLEKWGIHRILAIIICIILIFIVLGGIIFLLSTQVIRFTNELPQLLESVSKKFNDIQDHFSRWFNVSPEGQMDWLRKQTENLLASGGSMLQSTLFATTNTFAVLGLLPIYIFFFLFYRDKFKNFVYKVSPNEKHEKAKMIMGKIKNVVQSYIAGLLIVIIILAILNTVGLTIIGIRYALFFGVMAALLTVIPYIGIFIGSALPILMALLTKDSLVYPLAVFILFTVIQFLEGNFITPNVVGSKVSINPFAAILALIIGGAIWGIPGMIISVPMLGMLKVILDNVEELKPYGYLMGTEGSDEHSVSLSGTWRKIKRIFSGSSRNRE encoded by the coding sequence ATGATCCAGGAATTTAAGGAGAAGACTCCTCCTTTTTATTTTAAGGCCACCATGATCCTTCTTGGTATATCCCTGTTTGTGGCGGGCATTTATTTCGGCAGCAACATTTTCATTCCGCTGGCTCTGGCGGGGTTAATCTCAATTCTGTTGTTTCCTTTGTGCCAGCGGCTGGAAAAGTGGGGTATACACAGAATATTGGCGATAATAATTTGCATCATTCTTATCTTCATTGTCCTGGGAGGGATCATTTTTCTGCTCTCTACGCAGGTGATCCGGTTTACGAATGAATTACCGCAACTGCTTGAATCCGTCTCTAAGAAGTTCAATGATATACAGGATCATTTTTCAAGATGGTTCAATGTATCACCCGAAGGCCAGATGGATTGGTTGCGCAAGCAAACCGAAAATTTGCTGGCAAGCGGTGGATCAATGCTCCAGTCTACGCTTTTTGCCACTACCAATACTTTCGCTGTCCTGGGCCTTCTTCCTATTTATATCTTCTTCTTTCTCTTTTACAGGGATAAATTTAAAAACTTTGTTTACAAGGTTTCTCCCAATGAAAAACATGAGAAAGCCAAGATGATAATGGGCAAAATAAAGAATGTGGTACAGAGCTACATAGCAGGTTTGCTCATTGTAATTATCATTCTTGCGATCCTGAATACGGTAGGACTGACCATCATTGGAATACGGTATGCGCTGTTCTTTGGAGTGATGGCGGCCTTGCTGACCGTAATCCCATATATTGGGATCTTTATCGGTTCTGCACTTCCTATTCTCATGGCGCTGCTCACAAAAGATTCCCTGGTCTACCCTTTAGCGGTATTTATTCTTTTTACCGTCATTCAATTTCTTGAAGGAAATTTTATCACGCCAAATGTAGTGGGAAGCAAAGTCAGCATCAATCCTTTTGCGGCCATCCTTGCACTCATCATTGGGGGTGCAATCTGGGGCATTCCCGGTATGATCATCAGCGTTCCTATGCTGGGGATGCTGAAAGTAATCCTTGATAATGTGGAAGAGCTGAAACCTTATGGCTACCTGATGGGCACGGAAGGCTCAGATGAGCATTCCGTTTCGCTATCCGGCACCTGGCGAAAGATCAAGCGAATATTCTCTGGCAGTTCCCGTAACAGAGAATGA
- the corA gene encoding magnesium/cobalt transporter CorA, whose protein sequence is MINPRKIFAPAKKPGLPPGSLVYTGKEEAREPHILLMDYDKNTLREEDITNLADYLELRELPSTTWIHVQGLHDASLIGKIGEGFSIHPLCLEDIMNSGQRPKVEEWDGYLYLVMKMLRTKRVGGQLRLEEEQVSLIVSRLFLISFQEKPEDIFPMVRERIRIGKPRIREGGTDYLGYALLDLIVDNYFVILEEIGNELQEMEERALNDPARETVEEINTMRRQLAHMKRSVWPVREILNQLVRMESHKLIRPPAIVYFRDVFDHTIHVIELLENHREFVSSIMDLYLSSLSNKMNEVMKVLTIIATIFIPLTFLSGLYGMNFENMPELGFRYGYFVVLGIMALTTIGMLIYFKRKDWW, encoded by the coding sequence ATGATCAATCCGCGAAAAATATTTGCCCCTGCAAAGAAGCCCGGCCTTCCGCCTGGCTCGTTGGTTTATACCGGAAAGGAAGAAGCACGGGAGCCGCATATCCTTTTAATGGATTATGATAAGAATACCCTCAGGGAAGAAGACATTACAAATCTTGCGGATTATCTCGAACTGCGTGAACTTCCTTCCACCACCTGGATACATGTGCAGGGGCTGCATGATGCCTCCCTTATAGGAAAAATCGGAGAAGGATTTTCCATCCATCCGTTGTGCCTGGAAGATATAATGAACAGCGGACAGCGGCCCAAAGTGGAGGAGTGGGATGGATATCTTTACTTAGTAATGAAAATGCTTCGTACCAAGCGTGTTGGCGGTCAACTGCGCCTGGAGGAGGAGCAGGTAAGCCTCATCGTCAGCAGGCTTTTTCTTATTTCTTTTCAGGAAAAACCCGAGGATATATTTCCGATGGTGCGCGAGCGCATCAGGATTGGTAAACCCAGGATCAGGGAAGGAGGCACCGACTATCTCGGCTATGCATTATTGGATCTTATCGTTGATAATTATTTTGTGATCCTGGAGGAAATAGGAAATGAACTACAGGAAATGGAAGAGCGGGCGCTCAACGATCCGGCAAGAGAAACCGTGGAGGAGATAAACACAATGAGACGCCAACTTGCCCACATGAAGCGCTCCGTCTGGCCTGTTCGTGAAATCCTTAATCAACTGGTGCGAATGGAATCGCATAAACTCATCCGGCCGCCTGCCATCGTTTATTTCCGTGATGTATTCGATCATACCATCCATGTAATTGAATTGCTGGAAAATCATCGTGAGTTCGTCAGCAGCATTATGGATCTTTACCTTTCCAGCCTTAGCAATAAGATGAACGAAGTAATGAAGGTGCTCACTATTATTGCCACCATTTTTATTCCCCTCACTTTTCTGTCCGGCCTGTACGGGATGAACTTCGAGAATATGCCGGAGCTTGGGTTCCGCTACGGCTATTTTGTGGTATTAGGAATCATGGCGCTGACCACTATCGGAATGCTTATTTATTTTAAAAGGAAAGATTGGTGGTAA
- a CDS encoding WG repeat-containing protein, with translation MKTRCILTLSFLLASIAAFAQHAPQENHQNSGYHPDWILVENDGLLGFITQDGEVVFEPTYDKISYFGEYHTDWAMVEKDELLGFITTKGDEIIEPTYDRISYFGEYHTDWAMVEKDNLLGFITSEGDEIIEPTYDRISYFGEYHSDWAMVEKGNLLGFITSEGDEIIEPTYDRISYFGEYHSDWAMVEKDELLGFITTEGDEVIEPTYDRISYFGEYHTDWAMVEKDNLLGFINSEGDEIIESTYDRISYFGEYHSDWAMVKKDGLFGFINSEGDEIITPQYNRIKEGNGIKGIKNGKEEDIRK, from the coding sequence ATGAAAACAAGATGCATCCTGACCCTTTCATTTTTATTGGCCTCAATCGCAGCTTTCGCACAACATGCTCCTCAAGAAAACCATCAAAACTCAGGATACCACCCGGATTGGATTTTAGTGGAAAATGACGGCCTTTTAGGATTTATCACGCAAGACGGAGAGGTGGTATTTGAACCCACCTATGATAAAATTTCCTATTTCGGAGAATATCACACAGACTGGGCGATGGTGGAAAAGGATGAGCTGCTTGGATTCATTACCACAAAAGGTGATGAAATAATTGAGCCTACCTACGACCGAATATCTTATTTCGGAGAATATCACACAGACTGGGCGATGGTGGAAAAGGATAATCTGCTCGGATTCATTACCTCAGAGGGCGATGAAATAATTGAGCCCACCTACGACCGAATTTCTTATTTCGGAGAATATCACTCGGACTGGGCGATGGTGGAGAAGGGTAATCTGCTCGGATTCATTACCTCAGAGGGCGATGAAATAATTGAGCCTACCTACGACCGAATATCTTATTTCGGAGAATATCACTCGGACTGGGCGATGGTGGAAAAAGATGAGCTGCTTGGATTCATTACCACAGAAGGCGATGAAGTCATTGAGCCCACCTACGACCGAATTTCTTATTTCGGAGAATATCACACAGACTGGGCGATGGTGGAAAAGGATAATCTGCTCGGATTTATTAACTCAGAAGGTGATGAAATCATTGAGTCTACCTACGACCGAATTTCATATTTCGGAGAATATCACTCGGACTGGGCGATGGTGAAGAAGGATGGCCTTTTCGGATTCATCAATTCCGAAGGGGATGAGATCATAACTCCGCAGTATAACCGAATTAAGGAAGGGAACGGAATCAAAGGAATTAAGAATGGAAAAGAAGAAGATATCCGGAAATGA
- a CDS encoding MBOAT family O-acyltransferase encodes MLFHTLDYFVFLPIVFILYWFVFKHSLKLQNGLLLVASYTFYAWWDWRFLSLIIFSSVVDYLAALFMQQYPQRKKLLLAISLLVNLGMLAYFKYFGFFIESFIAAFESIGISLNSFSLSIILPVGISFYTFQTLSYTIDVYRNKLPPTRNLVVFMTYVSFFPQLVAGPIERATQLLPQFFKSRKFSYALAADGMRQILWGLFKKVVIADHCAMVVNEVFSEYQTMPASMLVLGIVYFAFQIYGDFSGYSDIAIGTAKLFGFNLMRNFSYPYFSRDIAEFWRRWHISLSTWFRDYLYIPLGGSQGTRAATLFNVMIVFVVSGFWHGANWTFVVWGTLNGLYFIPLMLAKVNHRNTGTIAAGQLFPSFRDFIAMIFTFSLTCFAWIFFRSIDIHHAFSFISHIFSLSLFSLPEIKYLSFLLLLLIAFEWLQREKPYALEISRWPFIARWVAYIVVFILIIYHRETAPGSFIYYQF; translated from the coding sequence ATGTTGTTCCACACGCTGGACTATTTTGTTTTCCTGCCAATAGTCTTTATCCTTTATTGGTTCGTCTTTAAGCATTCCCTGAAGTTGCAAAACGGCTTGCTGCTGGTGGCGAGCTATACTTTCTATGCGTGGTGGGACTGGCGATTTCTGTCTCTCATCATTTTTAGTTCTGTGGTGGATTATCTAGCCGCGCTGTTCATGCAGCAATATCCTCAAAGGAAAAAGCTTTTATTGGCAATCAGCCTGCTCGTAAACCTGGGAATGCTGGCCTATTTCAAATATTTTGGCTTTTTTATAGAATCATTCATTGCAGCCTTTGAGTCCATTGGCATCAGTTTAAATTCATTCTCTCTTTCCATTATTTTACCGGTTGGTATCAGCTTTTATACTTTCCAAACCCTGAGCTATACTATTGACGTGTACCGGAACAAATTACCGCCTACCCGAAATTTAGTAGTTTTCATGACCTATGTCAGCTTCTTTCCGCAGTTGGTGGCGGGTCCTATTGAAAGGGCTACACAGCTTCTGCCTCAATTTTTTAAAAGCAGGAAGTTTTCCTATGCGCTTGCTGCTGATGGAATGCGCCAGATCCTGTGGGGATTATTCAAAAAGGTGGTCATAGCGGATCATTGCGCTATGGTAGTAAATGAGGTATTCAGTGAATACCAAACGATGCCCGCAAGTATGCTTGTACTTGGTATCGTATATTTTGCATTTCAGATCTATGGGGACTTTTCAGGTTATTCGGATATTGCGATCGGTACTGCTAAGCTTTTCGGCTTCAATCTGATGCGCAACTTCTCATATCCCTATTTCTCGCGTGATATTGCGGAGTTCTGGCGAAGGTGGCATATTTCCCTCAGCACCTGGTTTCGGGATTATTTATATATACCTCTGGGCGGCAGTCAGGGTACCAGGGCCGCCACTTTGTTCAACGTGATGATCGTATTCGTGGTGAGTGGGTTCTGGCACGGAGCCAACTGGACTTTTGTGGTATGGGGGACATTAAATGGACTCTACTTTATTCCACTAATGCTGGCAAAAGTCAATCATCGGAATACAGGTACTATAGCAGCAGGCCAATTATTTCCTTCGTTCCGGGATTTTATCGCTATGATCTTTACATTCTCTCTAACATGCTTCGCCTGGATATTTTTCAGGTCCATTGATATTCACCATGCCTTTAGCTTCATAAGCCATATTTTTAGTCTCAGCCTGTTTTCGCTTCCGGAAATAAAATATCTCTCTTTCTTATTGCTTCTATTAATTGCATTTGAATGGCTGCAGCGTGAAAAACCTTATGCCTTGGAAATAAGCCGCTGGCCATTTATTGCGCGGTGGGTGGCTTATATTGTTGTTTTTATTTTAATTATTTATCACAGAGAGACGGCCCCCGGTAGTTTCATTTATTATCAATTTTAG